From the genome of Pukyongia salina, one region includes:
- a CDS encoding O-antigen ligase family protein: MQLLNKIVVSERTYVVLLAALLISLPLSYGFGTGILITLLAASLVSARFHKIHFRRGYLAPILLYGLMIVSLLWTSSTHNSLRGLERQLAMIIIPMAFILMPEISMRSRNSILYAFSIGLSIFALFFFALAGVDYLEAGNVNRFFYHALVSPLELNAIYISVLVSLSGLFLLFVQRKTTVVICLLIVHAIFLVLLASKIIIVITALVAAIGIISRFRRSRIMILLPVLLLGLLLLMVTSNPVKERFEREVTASNIKEVLQCERFNKVYDWTGTTIRLFQARIFVEMFEEDKVYFTGYGINNSKDKIIEKQKHYNLWQGYYEYNFHNQYIQAFAELGVFGFVFLLLLLGVVLWYYLKTRDIMFLSLFLVMMVVFLTESYIWRQRGLYHFLVLFCLLIKTAPLLQKENRK; encoded by the coding sequence ATGCAGCTTTTAAATAAAATAGTCGTTTCCGAAAGGACTTATGTGGTGCTTCTTGCGGCACTGCTTATATCATTGCCCCTTTCGTATGGTTTCGGTACAGGGATACTTATCACACTGCTTGCAGCTTCCCTCGTTTCGGCTCGTTTTCATAAGATACATTTTAGAAGAGGTTACCTGGCGCCTATACTGTTATATGGCTTAATGATAGTATCTCTTCTCTGGACGAGTAGCACACATAATTCGCTGCGTGGTCTTGAACGCCAACTGGCTATGATCATCATTCCAATGGCGTTTATTCTCATGCCCGAAATTTCCATGAGATCCCGAAACAGTATTTTATATGCCTTTTCCATTGGCTTATCGATTTTTGCACTATTCTTTTTTGCGTTGGCAGGGGTGGATTATCTGGAGGCTGGCAATGTGAACAGGTTCTTCTACCATGCCCTGGTTTCGCCACTTGAGCTAAATGCGATCTACATATCTGTGCTGGTTTCACTTAGCGGCTTGTTTCTGTTATTTGTGCAACGGAAAACTACGGTTGTTATATGTCTTCTTATCGTACACGCGATCTTTCTGGTGTTACTTGCGTCTAAGATCATAATTGTTATAACAGCTTTGGTTGCGGCCATTGGCATTATAAGTAGATTCCGAAGGTCACGCATCATGATCCTGCTTCCTGTACTCTTGCTGGGCTTGCTCCTTTTAATGGTAACCTCCAATCCGGTCAAAGAAAGATTCGAAAGAGAAGTAACGGCCTCGAATATAAAGGAGGTGTTGCAATGTGAGCGATTTAATAAAGTCTACGACTGGACCGGCACTACCATCCGTTTGTTTCAGGCCCGAATATTTGTGGAGATGTTCGAGGAGGACAAAGTTTACTTCACGGGCTATGGAATTAACAACTCCAAGGATAAGATCATCGAAAAACAGAAACATTACAATTTGTGGCAAGGGTATTACGAATATAATTTTCACAACCAGTATATCCAGGCATTCGCCGAATTAGGCGTCTTCGGATTTGTTTTTCTGTTGCTCCTGTTAGGGGTTGTTCTTTGGTATTACTTAAAAACCCGTGATATTATGTTCCTGTCTTTATTCCTGGTCATGATGGTGGTATTTTTAACAGAATCGTATATCTGGAGACAAAGAGGATTATATCATTTTCTTGTGTTATTTTGTTTGTTGATTAAAACCGCACCACTTCTACAAAAAGAAAACAGGAAATAA
- a CDS encoding UDP-glucose dehydrogenase family protein — protein MKIAVIGTGYVGLVTGTCLAETGNDVICVDIDAEKVEKMKQGVVPIYEPHLDVLFERNIKAGRLEFTTSLDEGLAHGDIIFLALPTPEDEDGSADLSYVLKVSEDIGKKIDNYKVIVDKSTVPVGTAEKVRAVIAQNATTDFDVVSNPEFLREGYAVDDFLKPERIVIGSSSERATRLMQKLYSPFVRSGNPIITMDEKSAELTKYAANSFLATKITFMNEIANYCEKVGADVDKVRVGMGTDSRIGKRFLFPGIGYGGSCFPKDVKALLHAGTLVDYDFKILDSVVEINQIQKQILIPKITAHFGTDLSGKKIAIWGLSFKPETDDIREAPAIDIMNSLLDLGAELTVFDPEAMPNIRKQFGDKLNYANGMYDTLEGADALVICTEWSIFRSPSFSRVKELMKSHVIFDGRNIYQVDEMANEGFKYVSIGRNQAN, from the coding sequence ATGAAAATAGCAGTTATAGGAACAGGTTATGTGGGGTTGGTAACCGGGACTTGCCTGGCCGAGACCGGGAATGATGTGATCTGTGTAGATATTGATGCAGAAAAGGTTGAAAAGATGAAACAAGGCGTTGTTCCTATTTACGAACCACACCTCGATGTGCTTTTTGAAAGGAATATAAAAGCGGGCAGACTCGAATTCACCACCTCTCTTGATGAGGGCCTCGCGCATGGCGATATCATCTTTCTCGCCCTTCCCACTCCTGAAGATGAGGATGGCTCGGCAGATTTATCCTACGTTCTGAAAGTTTCGGAGGATATTGGAAAGAAGATAGACAACTATAAAGTGATTGTGGACAAGAGTACCGTGCCTGTAGGTACTGCTGAAAAAGTAAGGGCTGTGATCGCTCAAAATGCCACCACCGATTTCGACGTGGTTTCCAACCCCGAATTCCTTAGGGAGGGATATGCTGTAGATGATTTCCTGAAACCAGAACGTATCGTTATTGGTTCCAGCAGCGAAAGAGCTACCCGGTTAATGCAAAAATTGTACAGCCCCTTCGTTCGTTCCGGTAACCCCATTATCACTATGGATGAAAAGTCGGCAGAGCTCACTAAATATGCAGCCAATTCTTTTCTTGCCACTAAGATCACCTTTATGAACGAGATCGCAAATTATTGTGAAAAAGTAGGTGCGGATGTAGACAAGGTTAGGGTAGGTATGGGTACCGATTCTCGAATAGGGAAACGATTTTTATTTCCAGGTATTGGTTATGGGGGTAGTTGCTTTCCAAAAGATGTAAAGGCGCTATTGCATGCCGGGACATTAGTGGACTACGATTTTAAGATACTGGATTCGGTAGTCGAGATTAATCAAATTCAGAAACAAATTCTTATTCCCAAAATAACCGCCCACTTTGGTACAGATCTAAGTGGAAAGAAAATCGCTATCTGGGGACTGTCCTTTAAGCCTGAAACAGATGATATACGAGAGGCTCCGGCCATCGATATAATGAATAGTCTGTTGGACCTAGGAGCCGAGCTTACCGTCTTCGATCCGGAGGCCATGCCTAATATCCGAAAGCAATTTGGGGACAAACTTAATTATGCCAACGGCATGTACGATACCCTGGAAGGCGCAGATGCTTTAGTGATCTGTACAGAATGGAGCATTTTCCGTTCCCCTAGTTTCTCAAGGGTAAAGGAGTTGATGAAATCCCATGTGATTTTCGACGGGCGCAACATCTATCAGGTTGATGAAATGGCAAACGAAGGATTTAAGTACGTTTCTATAGGTAGAAACCAAGCAAACTAG
- a CDS encoding sulfotransferase → MKQLKVDFFVLGVARGGTTSLYNYMQQHPEIFLPKVKECNFFSEVDSLDKEVYLDPDPGKEYHMKIIKDAAIYKNLFEDATPDQIKGEVSPSYLWDRNTAKRIHDHNPNTKLLISLRNPIERAFSHYQMHYQTGHEKEDSFEAAIKAPKNAIWGGGNMYLEMSLYYEQLTPYFELFDRKNIMVLVSEEWTARNGEALNEIYDFLGLEPFFDYETDVPFNAARELKNKGLLAFLRLDKVKRPIKWLLPESAKDKLKDRLFYKEGEKQCIDPETYRSLEDYFREDVYKTSELTGIDLHRIWEFEKSNEVSQ, encoded by the coding sequence ATGAAACAGCTAAAGGTAGATTTCTTTGTTTTAGGCGTTGCCCGCGGGGGAACAACCTCCCTGTACAACTATATGCAGCAACATCCGGAGATCTTTCTTCCTAAAGTTAAGGAGTGTAATTTCTTTTCTGAAGTAGATTCGCTGGACAAAGAAGTGTATCTGGATCCGGACCCCGGGAAGGAATATCACATGAAGATCATTAAGGATGCGGCTATCTACAAGAATTTATTCGAAGACGCAACACCAGATCAGATCAAGGGAGAAGTGAGTCCGTCGTATCTCTGGGACCGAAATACCGCTAAAAGGATACACGATCACAATCCTAACACTAAGCTTTTAATAAGCCTTAGAAATCCCATTGAGCGAGCCTTTAGTCATTACCAGATGCACTATCAAACAGGCCACGAAAAGGAAGACAGCTTCGAGGCTGCCATCAAAGCACCTAAGAACGCCATCTGGGGCGGGGGGAATATGTACCTGGAAATGAGTTTGTATTACGAACAGTTGACCCCGTATTTCGAGCTTTTCGATCGCAAAAATATCATGGTATTGGTTTCGGAAGAATGGACCGCCCGAAACGGCGAAGCCCTTAACGAGATCTATGATTTTCTTGGGCTCGAACCGTTTTTTGATTATGAGACTGATGTACCGTTTAATGCGGCCAGAGAACTTAAAAATAAAGGATTACTAGCTTTTTTACGTTTAGATAAGGTGAAGCGCCCAATAAAATGGCTATTGCCCGAAAGTGCCAAGGATAAGCTTAAGGACAGACTGTTCTACAAAGAAGGCGAGAAACAATGTATAGATCCGGAAACGTATAGATCATTAGAAGATTATTTCAGGGAAGATGTGTATAAAACCAGCGAACTAACCGGAATAGACCTTCATCGCATCTGGGAGTTCGAAAAATCAAATGAGGTAAGCCAATGA
- a CDS encoding glycosyltransferase family 4 protein has translation MNDKKNIFFISISCDMYGSSKVMLSLVLQIKENSTEYNPIVCLPPEQGPLREKLVEAGIEIIEMPVVKLTRSMLKSLNFIKLIKEYLKAKRNFKAHTKGRSVDIIQSNTLATLFGAWYCRFRKPKHIMHVHEIMDRPKIATSFFKLILKYFCDEVVYNSEATAAFYNQASPALKRKSRTIVNGVDQTEVRISEEKKKQIRARLFGAGENEIVIGLVGRINRLKGHELSLKAFRQLTSAYPNLKLCFIGSPPPGQEHFLSNLEAKIQQDDLEEQVRIIGFQEEVFSIMESLDLAVVPSTEPESFGLVVVEAMMAGKAVIGSDIGGISTIIKDGENGLLFEPNNEQEYVAAIRKLLDNKELKTRLEENALVYSQETYSSKAMYTKFKQLYETLS, from the coding sequence ATGAACGATAAGAAAAACATATTCTTTATCAGCATATCCTGCGATATGTACGGATCTTCTAAGGTCATGTTATCGCTGGTGCTTCAAATAAAAGAAAATAGCACGGAATACAACCCAATTGTATGCCTTCCGCCCGAGCAGGGCCCCTTGAGAGAAAAGCTTGTGGAAGCCGGCATCGAAATTATTGAAATGCCGGTGGTGAAGCTCACCCGTTCCATGCTGAAGTCGCTAAACTTCATCAAACTAATAAAGGAATACTTAAAGGCGAAGCGCAATTTTAAAGCACATACCAAAGGACGAAGTGTGGACATAATTCAATCCAATACCCTGGCAACTCTTTTTGGAGCCTGGTATTGTAGGTTTAGGAAGCCGAAACATATAATGCATGTGCACGAGATCATGGACCGGCCGAAGATTGCTACCTCGTTTTTTAAATTGATCTTAAAATATTTTTGTGATGAAGTGGTTTATAATTCGGAAGCAACGGCAGCTTTTTACAACCAGGCCTCACCTGCGTTGAAACGGAAATCGCGAACCATCGTGAACGGTGTAGACCAAACCGAAGTCCGTATTTCAGAAGAAAAAAAGAAACAGATACGAGCCCGCTTATTTGGTGCCGGTGAAAATGAAATTGTGATAGGCCTTGTGGGCAGGATCAACAGACTGAAAGGGCACGAGCTAAGTTTGAAGGCATTTAGGCAGCTAACATCCGCATACCCGAACCTTAAACTTTGTTTTATTGGTTCTCCTCCGCCGGGACAAGAACACTTTTTAAGTAACTTGGAGGCAAAGATCCAACAAGATGATCTGGAGGAACAGGTGCGCATTATTGGTTTTCAGGAAGAAGTATTCTCTATTATGGAATCTCTGGACCTGGCGGTAGTGCCTTCCACCGAGCCGGAATCGTTCGGACTCGTAGTGGTTGAGGCCATGATGGCGGGAAAGGCGGTGATCGGGTCTGATATTGGCGGAATTTCCACCATTATCAAAGATGGGGAGAACGGTTTATTGTTCGAGCCGAATAATGAACAGGAATATGTTGCCGCGATCAGGAAATTACTGGACAACAAGGAGTTGAAGACCCGTCTGGAAGAAAATGCCCTAGTCTATTCCCAGGAAACCTATTCCTCTAAGGCCATGTATACTAAGTTTAAACAATTGTACGAGACACTATCATAA
- a CDS encoding O-antigen ligase family protein, which translates to MKVLLRAIYPYIYLCLFLTIPFDNYVRVFPNILMAALVLIFPFVVDRSDWKKMHRGPVVAFLVFILYIGLNAFFQGRFEEDFVIFKKIALAFGLAILYLPVQDRRKISMAIIFSSLAAIVFSIIKIIIIINVSEVIALGYSREVIEALLIDRLYLGLLSVLSILISYQSISRKYHPNNQYHLINIIINVLFTFLMVSKVAIIVLAILFLLRLLYSSKIIVRISAAVIAVFCVVILFTAIRNLERTESPLAGRSNAEQTFLMNTLTWELRTTVWRCGVSVSKKEGLIVEGLGFEGTRDSLLECYANKIEDDWKRNRFVSMGYNSHNQFIDLYLMYGIVALVLFVVFLLVTLVRNRKHYFTIALLVTLISYALVENVFHRQIGAYYVGFILIVLLSRNFQGQMNELKED; encoded by the coding sequence ATGAAAGTCTTACTTAGAGCGATTTACCCGTATATCTATCTGTGCTTGTTTTTAACGATTCCCTTCGATAATTACGTGCGGGTTTTCCCTAATATCTTAATGGCAGCACTAGTGCTTATCTTCCCCTTCGTGGTAGATAGAAGTGATTGGAAAAAGATGCATCGCGGGCCTGTGGTAGCGTTTTTAGTATTTATCTTATACATAGGGCTAAACGCCTTTTTCCAGGGCAGATTCGAAGAAGATTTTGTCATCTTTAAGAAGATCGCTCTCGCGTTCGGGCTTGCGATCCTGTATTTGCCAGTTCAGGATAGGCGAAAGATTAGTATGGCCATCATATTTTCATCCCTGGCGGCTATAGTGTTCTCGATAATAAAGATCATTATCATAATTAATGTTTCTGAAGTAATTGCACTGGGTTATTCGCGAGAGGTGATCGAAGCCCTGCTTATCGACCGTCTGTATCTGGGCTTGTTAAGCGTACTGAGTATTCTAATTTCATACCAGTCCATTAGCCGAAAATATCACCCTAACAATCAGTATCATTTAATTAATATTATCATAAATGTGCTGTTTACCTTCCTGATGGTTTCCAAGGTCGCGATCATTGTACTGGCCATCCTGTTCCTGCTTAGGCTGTTGTATAGCAGTAAGATCATAGTGAGGATCTCGGCAGCGGTGATCGCCGTTTTTTGTGTGGTTATCCTTTTTACGGCAATTCGAAACCTAGAGCGGACCGAGTCTCCATTAGCCGGGAGATCTAATGCAGAGCAAACTTTTCTCATGAATACACTTACATGGGAATTGCGTACAACGGTTTGGAGGTGTGGCGTATCGGTATCTAAAAAGGAAGGACTTATTGTAGAAGGACTTGGATTTGAAGGAACACGTGATTCCTTATTAGAATGCTATGCTAATAAGATAGAGGATGACTGGAAAAGAAACAGGTTCGTTTCCATGGGCTATAATTCACATAACCAGTTTATAGATCTATACCTTATGTACGGGATCGTTGCCCTGGTGCTCTTCGTAGTATTTCTCCTTGTTACGTTAGTGCGAAACAGAAAGCACTATTTCACCATCGCCTTACTTGTCACCTTGATCTCGTACGCGCTTGTTGAAAACGTCTTTCACAGGCAAATAGGAGCATATTATGTTGGCTTTATCCTCATCGTATTGTTATCCAGGAATTTTCAAGGACAAATGAATGAACTAAAAGAAGATTAA
- a CDS encoding O-antigen ligase family protein codes for MLIWSLQKANIELSFAVAAFVTLVSFRAKLSSQVLLLIIFLFFLVIIGCITVFNPENDYYFFFKDLIYFIRPILVILAGYFIAMRFHNKMSFLNIIVLMGFYFALMHLLSFVWYFNIIPSHTSGIRNIFGRYNHVETVALLLILCVKGLPVKRSRYKFFYQAFVACLVLSVLLYFSRTMIMVILLGSLAYFGYLKLNRKGTIALGIIGLLVGAFILFLQAYQPSLENPGVVDTFLLKIKNSVNESFSLENVDVNDLDRRKLWKHWRAYEAFKVYGEIDKEKQWLTGQGFGSTVDIGFEARLDGELTQHLSLTHNGFAYLYLKTGILGLIIYVLVVLYLYSFSYSPRKGTIADVGNKLLVATTFYILITSFVVTGIFKPYDMATLLIGGAFALKQFKPSEDSDTGNQRDTQ; via the coding sequence TTGCTTATCTGGTCATTGCAGAAGGCGAATATCGAATTGTCCTTTGCCGTTGCGGCTTTCGTTACCCTGGTGTCCTTCCGGGCGAAATTATCGAGCCAGGTCTTGCTACTTATTATTTTCCTTTTTTTCCTGGTGATCATTGGGTGTATCACGGTTTTTAACCCGGAGAACGACTATTATTTCTTCTTTAAAGACCTCATCTATTTTATACGTCCTATCCTGGTGATCCTTGCGGGCTATTTTATAGCCATGAGGTTTCACAATAAGATGAGCTTTCTCAATATCATTGTACTTATGGGCTTTTATTTTGCCTTAATGCACTTATTGAGTTTTGTATGGTACTTTAATATTATTCCCAGCCATACGAGTGGGATCCGAAACATCTTCGGGCGTTATAACCATGTTGAAACCGTTGCTTTATTACTCATTTTGTGCGTTAAAGGGTTGCCGGTGAAGCGTTCGCGATATAAGTTTTTTTATCAGGCCTTTGTAGCCTGCCTTGTATTGTCTGTACTGCTTTATTTTTCCAGAACTATGATAATGGTGATCTTACTTGGAAGCCTGGCGTATTTTGGATATTTAAAACTTAACAGAAAGGGAACCATTGCCCTGGGGATCATAGGGCTCCTGGTAGGGGCTTTCATCTTGTTTTTACAGGCCTATCAACCTTCTTTGGAAAACCCCGGGGTGGTAGATACTTTTTTGCTGAAGATAAAAAACTCGGTTAATGAGAGCTTTAGTCTTGAGAATGTTGATGTTAATGATCTTGACCGAAGAAAACTATGGAAGCATTGGCGCGCTTACGAGGCCTTCAAGGTTTACGGTGAGATCGACAAGGAGAAACAGTGGTTAACAGGGCAGGGATTTGGTTCTACGGTAGATATTGGTTTCGAAGCCAGGCTGGATGGAGAATTAACCCAGCATTTATCGTTAACACATAACGGCTTTGCCTACCTCTACCTTAAAACCGGGATATTAGGATTGATCATTTACGTTTTGGTGGTGCTTTATTTATATTCATTTTCATATTCCCCCAGGAAAGGGACAATAGCCGATGTGGGGAACAAGCTCCTGGTAGCCACCACATTTTATATATTAATCACAAGTTTTGTAGTAACCGGGATATTTAAACCGTATGATATGGCTACACTGCTTATTGGAGGTGCATTTGCATTAAAACAATTTAAACCAAGTGAAGATAGCGATACTGGGAACCAGAGGGATACCCAATAA
- a CDS encoding DUF1972 domain-containing protein — MKIAILGTRGIPNNYGGFEQFAEFFSVFLKEKGHDVWVYSSGAHEYQEPTYKGVQLIHCKDPEHKIGTIGQFVYDFNCIHDARKRNFDIILQLGYTSSSIWRRYLPKKSMIVTNMDGLEWKRTKFSKKVRSFLKYAESLAIKGSDHLIADSIGIQEYLKKTYGVESKYIPYGSTVFKDPALSVLNEYNLEPQQYNMLIARMEPENSIEIILDGVVQSGNKLPFLVVGKHDTNKFGHYLKEKFKDYPSIRFVGGIYNQNHLNNLRYHSNLYFHGHTVGGTNPSLLEAMGSNSLIVAHNNKFNAAILEEDAFYFRDADEVARTLENVDNKQDYTHYLENNTQKIKEKYTWELINQTYLDYFEETYAAFK; from the coding sequence GTGAAGATAGCGATACTGGGAACCAGAGGGATACCCAATAATTATGGTGGATTTGAGCAGTTTGCCGAGTTTTTTTCAGTTTTTCTGAAGGAAAAGGGGCATGATGTATGGGTCTATTCGTCCGGTGCGCACGAATATCAGGAACCCACTTATAAGGGGGTTCAACTTATTCATTGCAAGGACCCCGAACACAAGATCGGCACTATAGGACAGTTTGTGTACGATTTCAATTGCATCCATGATGCCAGGAAGCGAAATTTCGATATCATTCTTCAGCTTGGATATACCAGCAGTTCCATTTGGAGAAGATACCTTCCTAAGAAATCTATGATAGTTACCAACATGGATGGGCTGGAATGGAAACGGACCAAATTCTCAAAAAAAGTACGAAGCTTCCTAAAATATGCCGAATCCCTGGCCATAAAAGGCAGCGACCACCTAATTGCAGACTCCATCGGGATACAGGAATATCTTAAAAAGACCTATGGAGTGGAATCCAAATACATTCCTTACGGATCGACCGTCTTCAAAGATCCCGCCCTATCTGTGCTAAACGAGTACAACCTGGAGCCACAGCAATACAATATGCTCATTGCAAGGATGGAACCCGAAAACAGCATTGAAATTATTTTGGATGGGGTTGTACAGAGTGGAAATAAATTACCATTTCTTGTGGTAGGCAAACACGACACGAACAAATTTGGGCATTATTTAAAGGAAAAGTTCAAAGACTATCCATCGATCCGTTTTGTGGGCGGCATATACAACCAGAACCACCTGAACAATCTGCGTTATCATTCGAACTTATATTTTCACGGTCATACGGTTGGAGGAACCAACCCATCCCTGCTAGAGGCCATGGGAAGTAATTCCCTGATCGTGGCGCATAATAATAAGTTCAACGCCGCTATCCTGGAAGAGGATGCGTTTTATTTCAGAGATGCAGATGAGGTAGCAAGGACCCTGGAAAATGTCGATAACAAACAAGACTACACACATTACCTGGAAAATAACACACAAAAGATAAAAGAAAAATACACCTGGGAATTGATCAATCAAACCTATCTGGACTACTTCGAAGAGACGTATGCAGCTTTTAAATAA
- a CDS encoding sulfotransferase family 2 domain-containing protein — MISRKHKTLFVHIPKVAGQSIETIFLRDLGLDWHIRGELLLRKKKKEEPGPERLAHLKAKEYLEFNYIDKPTFDSYFKFGFVRNPYSRMLSVYNYLGYGKIISFNAFMEKVVKQQLAQDNFFYSAQYDYLYDEKGELMVDYVGKLESLAEDMKLVLQKTGLEGHEIPHVNKSEKGRKRGLAALIKNPRLWPCFKPGLLFSSEKKKSLNEAEKQKVYQLFAKDFEHFGYER, encoded by the coding sequence ATGATAAGCAGGAAACACAAAACCTTATTTGTCCATATTCCCAAAGTAGCCGGGCAGAGCATCGAGACCATTTTTCTGAGAGATCTGGGTTTAGACTGGCACATCAGGGGCGAATTGTTGCTTCGGAAGAAAAAAAAGGAGGAACCGGGCCCCGAACGCCTGGCTCACCTGAAAGCGAAAGAATATCTTGAATTTAATTATATAGACAAGCCAACTTTCGATAGTTATTTCAAGTTTGGCTTTGTGAGAAATCCGTATTCAAGGATGTTGTCCGTGTATAATTACCTGGGTTATGGAAAGATCATCTCTTTCAACGCATTTATGGAAAAAGTGGTGAAACAGCAATTAGCACAAGACAACTTTTTCTATAGCGCGCAATACGATTATCTGTACGATGAAAAGGGTGAGTTGATGGTAGATTATGTGGGTAAACTTGAAAGTCTGGCCGAAGATATGAAGCTGGTATTGCAAAAAACCGGCCTGGAGGGACATGAGATCCCTCACGTAAATAAATCGGAAAAAGGGCGTAAAAGAGGATTGGCAGCTTTAATAAAGAATCCCCGTCTCTGGCCATGCTTCAAACCGGGTCTGCTGTTTTCTTCAGAAAAGAAAAAATCACTTAACGAAGCAGAAAAGCAAAAGGTTTACCAGCTTTTTGCCAAAGATTTTGAGCATTTTGGTTATGAACGATAA